The DNA region TATTGAGATCTCCATTTTGGAATGTTATTTTGTAATCCATTTGATGAACTATAAGGTCTTGCAAAAAAACTAATGCAAACAATATTTTATGTCGTCGTCCTTGCTACTGATGCATATGTGTTGAAATAGTAAACACTTTTTTTTGGAACCCATGGCTACTAATCTAGCCTTGTAGGTGTTTAGTGTCTTATCACTATCATACATTTTTATAAGCACCCACTTGCATTCAATGGTTCTTGATTCTTTAGGTAGATCAACATATTTTCATGTATGATTTGATATTATTGAATCCATTTTATCTTGGATAACATCATTCGAAGAGAGCTAGGTCCCTTGAAGTTATTTCTTCCTTGTAAATCTTATCATCATCTTCCACTTAAAGAATAATAAGAATCTTACAAataaaattctcattattttCTTCGTGCTCTTATTAAATTTTGAAATCATAATTTATTGCACCACTTTGTAATTACTTGAAACAATATATTTTCCATATGCATCATACAACATTGACATTATATATCCTCAAACCATATATTTATACACAAAAGATAACGATGAATTATATGAATATAAACGCTATAAGTATTTGCATATAATGTTTTGATAATCATGAAAATAATAAATAGTACATAATCAGCGCTATAAGAAAAGTACCTGATAGTCAACAAATCCATAATCTATCATCTTCTGCATCACCATATCTCGAAAAACTCATCTTGCATAAACCACTTCTAATATATTTTGTTTTCTATACCTGATAGTCAACAAATTATGTGGTATAAATCAATAGTAAGTGACAATATCTTGAAACTAATAGTACAATGGGTGTTATGTGATTCATGATGAAACAATCTTGCATTGCAGTGTCTACAGGTAATTGGATGAGGCAATTGAGATTTTGCCATCATCATGTTATTTTTGAAATTTCGAGCAATATTGTGCTTTGCTCGAAAATCATGTCCTAAATCTATAGGAAGAAGTTTGATATTGATTATTAAATAGTATCTAAAACTTAAAATACAAACAAAAAATGTACGCAAGATGCCTCAATTAGAATATTTTAATATTGtatgattttaaattttatgtCACTTGAGTAAAAGCTACATTTATTTGACACAAAATGTTTATGAACATACCTTGAGGATGACATGATGATGCACCATTTTCTCTGGCATCAATGTTAACATATGATATTACTGCATCCTCCAAAGCTTCGTCAACACCCATATCATCTgatacaaaaataataattaatatatatatatatatatatatatatatatatatatatatatatatatatatatatatatatatatatatatatatatatatatgtaaaaATTACTACTCACATACTTAGAACAATATCCCTTATACATGTATCGGATTGACTCATATTGTTTCGTTGATTAGGTGATGTGCAATTACGATCTGCGGGTTTAAATACATAAAATGAGATATGACGAAAGCTAATAAAATTATATAATGTAATATATAATGTCTATATTGATCATCACCAACCAAGTGCAACATCATTAACATGTGTAATTCTACTTGGACCGACTTCAATGTCATGAGTTCCTTAAAAGTGTGATCTTGAAAAAGTCATATTTATAAAGTTTTAAAATGTAACTCTCGATTGATTGTTTATAGTGCGAGATGTTTGAGCTTGTTTCTCTTGCTCTTTTCGCCGCCTATAACTTTCACGTCGTCTGGATAAATGGTTTTGTTTCTGCTCGTTGCTCATATTTTGTCTCATCTTCCTTTCATTCTTGACTCTTCTTGACCTTTTTTGTTGACTTGATATTTGACGGATATTATTTTCCATTTTGTTAATGTAACTGCCAAACACGTATGTAATTTATAAGTAACATAAATTCACTAATTATGTTGACCATAGTAGTAAATATAGATTTGCTTTAAAATAAATATATCTTTTTAAAAAAAGTTACTCCAAAAATGATATTTGTAAAACATATGCTAAAAATATAAATctaaactaaaaaataaaaaatatgaagaagaaagtatgcaaaataaattaaaaatggataatcaataaaaaaaatatattgaaaaaataaataaaaatatttcatattaattaagcattaaaatattaattattatttttggaaaaataaaaatattccacaaataaaaaatttgttttgaaaaaataaataaaattattaacGATAACTTTCTAATAAATTCAATACACATTTTCcaaaaatttgtttctatattcATCTCTTAACTTATGCCCTTGGACACAAGTTAACATTACCCATTGTACTATAATAGTATCAATTACTCATTAATGATGCAACAAAGAAAACAAGTCCTCATTAGCGTGCATATAATATAAACATTGAAAATTAATTACTGCATGTTTTATATTTTATGTTGACATTAAATTATTCATAGGCAAGAATCATGATGCATATATACTGGGTAAAACAATTTAATTCTAAACCGTTATGATACAGAAGATAAATCTTGTAATTTATTATGTGTTTTATTTTCTCATTAAGTGCTTTTATCTTATGcattatatatttttaaattcaaaaacTATGTTTCTTTTAACGTTAGAATAATATATTTGCCAAAATGAAAATTTCCAAATGCTTTAACGTTATAAATATTGAATTTATATAACATAACCATAATCATTTCTAAATAAAAATACATAACAAAATGAAATTACCCTAATATACTTTCAAAATTGATTATCAACTACGTACACCACACACATGTCCTAGAAATACATATGTATCCATATCAAATAATAATGTAAACAAAACTTAAGTCCtatgaaaataattccaaaaaCAGATATAGGACCATATATAATTTTATGTCACATAATTATTGTAGAACATAATATTACTAATATTACTCTAATATCAAAtgcaaaaataattttatttatgACCTTGACATTATGATTTCCACAATTTTATAAATTATTATCCGTTAGATtcttgattttgattttttttattcttCCATTTCATATTTGAAACGGAAGTTTCAGTGACcattatttatatatatttataagATTGTTAGAAAAAATTAATTTTATCAAATGATCGAGACTATAATCGTGAACGAAATCACTTTTTTTTATAAGTATTTCAAACACTCTCAAATGTTTTAGAGTTGAAATGTAAGAATACACAGAATAATTTAACTTATACTCGAGTTTGCATAATGAAAACTCGAATGTAGAAAATAGTATATGGAATTTTAATTAAGAGGATGtatgtttttgttattattattttttaatttggAATGAATTATTTATAAATCATATTGATGTTATTTCACAAGGTTGCCACTCTTGATAAAATAGGTTCTTTTTATCAAAAGTTACAAGTTTTTGTCAAAAATTACGTATTTTTACCAAAAATTACAATGTTTCGTCTACTATAACATTCTTTAAGAGTTGCATATTTTTATTCTGTAACACTTTATGAAATGTTGTCTATTTCTGAATTCAAATTATACAATGTGTCTTACATTCATTGATGAAGGATAGATTCGCAATAAATAGTTTATTTGCAAAGAGtatacatactaattttgtttaTTCACTGTCCTCAAAGAAGATTACACATATAAACTTACAAATTATGTACATATTGTTGCAGATTTTGGTGGTGGGATAATCTTTAATTTTTAATTAGACAGAGTTTTGTGAGGGACCAGTTTGGCATTGCTCTAGTGTAGTtttttttagttatttattttAGATTTGTTTTGTgttagttttgtttttgtttttgtcTTTATGAATCAGATGTAATCTTGTAATTCGTTTTTTGTATTATAATTGATtcttttaaaaaattattaaacATAGAGAccaatttattttaatatatgATTTCAAATTcaataaagaaaaataaataaactaTAAAAAGAATGCATTTAAGATTTAAATGTAGATTTATCTGAACAATTTTGATACTCATGCacataaaatataaattattttattattttattttaaattatttatgaaatattaaaaaataatagTATAAAAGATAATTACCGTTTATTAGAAAGagaaattaaaatttaaaataaaaattacaTGAAGAAAATAGACATGTTGATATATCATAAATAATATTCATATACCGTATTTTACTGTTTATTGATACTATTTACTATTTACTAATAAGATGAATATtgaaatattataataataattttttgaaaatataaaaatttattatttaattctTTTAGATTAAAGTATATAATataaaattatataattaatcaaattcataattttattaattaatattttattttttattaattaattttgtttattattaattttttttaatacCTGAATATTTATTAATCAATATTTGTTAATcaactttttttttattaatcaactttattttattactaaaaattatttttaatatttaaatatttattattaaacTTCATCGTTTTAgtaattaattttttatattttattaattaattattttttacTATTTAAAATTATTGTTCGCGAatagtatttttttttaaataaccatgtttttaaaattaaatttctAAATAATCATTTATTCAAAATAAATTTCAAAATAATTACGTTTGCAAACAGATGCGTTAGTTGAACTGACGCATCCATTTACATTTCAAATGAGGCACCATTGGAGCTGACGCATGCTCCCAATGGCCATGCATGTAGGCGTTATGCctcttggcgcatgcatgtaTGCATTGGTGTATGCGTCAATGCATTTGGCGCATGCAcctttattattattattattttaattttaaatgtTAATTTAACAgttaaattaaaaaatattgaATTTATTTGTGTTATAATAAACATTACATGGAATTGACCAATGCAAAAGACCATCGAAAACTTAACTCTCAGTTAATATGCGATAAAATTTTATCTGTTATTAGTGATAATCCGTCGTTAACAttgagtacaataatctcgcatattgtaGCACAATACAACTATACTCAATCATATAGGAAAGTTTTGATAGCTATGACAAATGTGGTTGAAAAAGTGTTTGACAATTGGGAGTAGTTttacaaacaactttcaaaatACTTGTTGGCTCTTAAACAGTATGCTCCAGGGgctattgtcaagttggaaatGTTGTCGGCATATACACCAGACGAGACttgtgctattggaaatggaatattccaccgtctTTTCTGGGCGTATCAACTGTGCATCAAAGATTTTGTTTTCTGTAAAtctattatacaaattgatggtacatgtttgtaaaggaaatataaaggaacgttactgatggcagtgacACAAGATGACAACAATAACATTTTTCCAATCTCTTTTGCCCTATTTGAAGGGGAGcctgctgagggatggagttttttcctaagaaatctccgaatgcacgttgctcctcaacctaacttatgtttgatctctaaTCGACACCCTTCAATAGTCAGTGCATACAAAAACACTGATAATGGCTGGCAGGATCCTCCCTCGACGCATGTCTtctgcattagacatatcgctcaGAATTTTATGCGAAAAATCAAAGATAAAACATTGCGAAAGAAGGTTGTCAAcgcaggttacgcattatcagaacaTTCTTTCAAACACTATCGCAAAGATATCAGATTGTCAAACGCAGATGCAGTACGAtggatcgacaatattccattggagaagtggattaagacatacgacaacggtcaacgttggggccacatgacaacgaatcttatggaatcaatgaactctgtcttgaaaggcatctgaaacctacCTATAATCGCTTTAGTGCACATAATATATTTCAGACTAGGGGCGCtgtttgagaccagacgttccaaatggagttcagtgttgcaattgggacagttgttcagtgatgcttcaatgaaattcattagacacgaagctgccaaagcaaacacacacgtggtcacagtgtttgaccgtactaaaggttggtacagtgttactgagtccatggatcacaatgaaggcataCCGATGGGACAATACAtagtggaactagatagaggttgatgcgactgcggaaagtttcaagcctttcgtacgccctgctcccatgtcattaCGACATGTccaaaggttcgaagggatccatcctacttactatttgatgtttacaaagtcataagcatatccaatgtttacaaaattagtttttcagtagttgcaaaagaggattactggccagAATACTAAGGGGACATTCCCTGACACAATGAAGTTAtgcaaagaaagaaaaaaggttGCCAAAACAGCATCCGTATTCGAATCGAAATGGATACAACGAACAAAATGGTTCGATcatgtagttcatgccgtcagccaggtcacaatcgtaataactgtcctagtgttggaacgagcacaacaagataatttcacatgtacctctattgcaatatataaaaaacaaatttatttcatatgataactttgtaAGGAAATATCATCACAAACAAATAAAACACATTTAACAGACAAGtaacacataaacaacaacacaaacaactacaacaattaaaataccattactataactaagcgattacaaccatcaaaacagTTTTGAACATATTATGCACTATCCTGGGAACGTCTttgtcagtcttaatatccactcattcacGCATTTCTCCATTTTTGTTGAATGTGGACTCAAGCCATTGAATccttctaatcctttcaccacTACAATTTCTCCTTCTAACCAACGGTCCgacgtccgattaagacgttctAACGAATCTATATTCCATAGTTGAATCTTTAACGACGATGCGactgctgaaaagattaaatcgacatttctcttgtgaatgtattcaaacatgattaaagaaaacaaaattgaaagtgattgaagtagaatgaaagaaaatggggttggagggtaagaagttgtgtgaaaaaATATGGGAGATGCGCAGACAAGATATTTATAGATGAACCATGAAATGCATGCGTCAAAGGCGTAGGCGCCACACACAAGCACACATGTATGCGCCAAATGCATGGACGCATGTGCTAAACTACACATGCATGCGCCAGCAACCATGACGCCTCCATACAATGTTATTGAAAGTATGCGCAAATGGAGCCGACGTCTCATTTGAAATGTAAATCGATGCACCAGTTCAACTGATACATTTgtttgaatatatatatatatatatatatatatatatatatatatatatatattattagAAAACTTAACCTAACAAAAGTGTAGTATTCACGAGACGAATATGAGGGAGCTCATTAAATACATGTGACACGTGTATAAAGTAAACAAGTACGCATCCAGTAGTCCATTATCCGTTCTGTCTTATTTTGCTCTATCGTTGAAGCAACGATTCACAAATCAtcctcatcttcatcatcatGCTTTCCACTACTCATTCCATTATAATTAAACCAAACAAAAAATAGGTTGTGTTTTTGTGTCAAGTAatgattattatttttatttttttaattttaaaacGCTCAATTTTAAAGAATAGTTTTCAAAATTAGTTAGAGAATATTTACCctcaaaaaataattttattacaTATTTACTTCCCTTTTAAAATGGATAATAGAATTAGAAACTACAGTGCTGGCTCCATGTGTTCCCATCTTCCATCTCCATCATTTCCGTTACTACCAAACAAcaataattgatttttttaaaaagtaATCCAATAACAAATTAAAACTAAACAAAAAAAAGTGCGTTTCAAGCTTTTAGCTTTTTCACTCTCTTCTTTTCGCGTTTTCGATAATCGCGTTCTCTTTCTCTCTGCATCGCGCTTTTTAACTCAAACCGCGATTCCAGAATATTCCAACCACCATGTTCATCATCCACTTTTCAGAATCAGGTATCTCCAATCGCTTTCGCATCTCTCGCTTCTTCGCTGTAACACAATGTAGTGAATCTCATAAATAGCAGTTATGATTAGGATTAACATTTTTAGAAATCTCGAATTTTGATTATTCCAAGCGTGTTAATTGATAAACATGATTATTGTTAGATAGTTGTGTGGAAATTGAATTGTTATTTAGggttaattaattaatttaatcgATTTTTTTACATTTATGGCTTTTGGATTACCAAATATAGGTTGCGTGTGTTGATTGTATTTGAAGTTTTTTAAGGCGGCTATGTTTGTTTTTGCATTCAAACGTTACTTAATGAGGTTTTCTTTTTTGGATATATTAAAAAGGTTACGTAATGAGAGTTTGCTTCTTTGAGTCGGTGAAGTTTGTATGAATTAGTCTGTTTCATAAATTCAGAATTTGCTTGGAAAGTGGGGAAGTTCAACCTTGAACAAGATACCTTTATAGTGTCTGAAATTGGCTTTTAAGTTCAATTTTGAATTGGTTTTCTACTGATTTTTTTTCCAAAAAGATAAGTGGGGTGTTAGGAATTTGAATTTTGGATTGGTTTGACTTTTGAGTTCAATTTGCTAGTTGGGTTTTTGGTTTTGGATTGGTTTTCTCTTTCTGCTGGATTCTGTTAGGAGATAAGTGGGGTGTTGTTAGGAATTGGAATCGGTGTTGTTACTGTTGTTGTTTTGGTGTTTTTCAGAGAATTAAGTTGATGGGGGGTCAAAGTTCTAAAGAGGAAGATTTGAGGCAAGATTCATCTTTGCGTTCAAGTTCATCTGCTTCTGCTTCTTCTTGGAATTCATATCCTGATCCTCATTCGGGTTACGGTCAGGGTGGTTATCCATATACCTATGATTCACAACAGCCATCTTATCAACCATATTATGATACCCGGCCTCCTCCTCCTCCACAAAACTATGACCATGAGCCTCGTACTAGTGGTAGAGTGCCCCGTCAAGACGATAAGAGAAAGTTAGAGAGGAAATACTCAAGGATTGCTGATAATTACAACTCCATAGACGAGGTAAAAGATGTTTTGCATGTCGATTAAAAGATCCTTATACCTATGTAGATATTTTGCACCTCCTTGAGAATTTAAGTGCTTTACTTCTAGCTTTTATTTATTATATCTGGCATTTAGGAGATTAAAAAAAATCGCAACAGTGCAATTGCAGTTGATTGTTATATTGAATTTGGAGGACGGTGATGATTCTCTGAGATAGATTCATTTAGAATTCAACATTTTGTAGATTTTAAAACAGCATGTCTTGTGCGTGCCCAACAAAATACCTTTGAATGGCTGTCATCGCATCTTGCTTCCTCTTTTAGCCACACTAAATTGCATTCACTGAGGTGAAAGAGAATGGCCTCTGGCCTCACATGTTAAGTTTTTTTTCTTCCTGGTGAATTTAGGGCAATGCATGattttactatttttgtgttgATATTTATGTGACTTGGCATGACCTGAAAATGATGTTGTCTTGCAATTCTTAAATTTTCTTCTCACTGACAATGCTACTTAttcatctttttattttggtAAAACTAGTTTTCTTTATCATTATTTCAATTCTTAATACTCAAGTATTTTTTATACTTATATTTCATTACAGGTGACTGAGGCTCTTGCACGTGCAGGCCTTGAGTCTTCCAATCTTATTCTTGGAATTGATTTCACCAAGAGCAATGAGTGGACAGGTTAGGCCATATTTATGATTGTATAGTTTTATAAGCTAAgattttattttatgcattattcTGTTGTGAAATATATGCTCAGCTTGATGTTGCTTTCAGGAAAGCATTCATTTAACAGAAAAAGTTTGCATCACATCGGGAATGGTCCAAATCCCTATGAACAAGCAATATCCATTGTTGGGAAAACCTTGGCTGCATTTGATGAGGATAACTTGATTCCTTGTTTTGGATTTGGGGATGGTATTGTCTCGAAGTTCTCTCAACTTAGAAATTGAATTGTTTTTTGTTTGTGATTTAAAATATGCTAACGAGCATTACTGTGATATCACGACAGCATCAACACATGATCAAGATGTCTTTAGTTTCTATCCAGACGAAAGATTTTGCAATGGATTTGAAGAAGTTTTGAGCCGGTATAGGGAAATTGTTCCTAATATTCGACTTGCAGGTTATACATCTGCTACTTATCTTGTGGCTCTTGTGGGAATTCTACTTATTCATATTATAGATATTGTGATACTTAGCTAATCATACTTATGTCTTAACATCAGGCCCTACATCCTTTGCACCCGTTGTTGAAATGGCCATGACAATTGTTGAGCAGAGTGGAGGCCAATACCATGTTTTGGTGATAATTGCAGATGGCCAGGTATTCTATTCCCTATCCAGTATGTATCGAATTATCTTTGAACAAATAAGAAAGACTGGATTGCTTATTACTTTCTCCATTTATGCTTATATCGTTTCAAAGGAAAAAGTAGTTGAGTTTCAAATATGAACAGAATCAAACAGGGTGTTCATTGTTCATTTTCACCCACCAAAGTTTTAACAACTAAGTGGGGATATTTTTGGTTTATTCCCCACCTGATCATTTGTTTACTTATTTGTTGGGACTGGTATTTTCCcgatttgatttgatttgatttgcTTTCGAAACATCTTATGCTAGATATCTACATGACTTTGTTTGGTGCAGGTTACAAGAAGTATTGACACTGATCAAGGGAGGCTTAGTCCACAGGAACAGAAAACTGTGGATGCCATTGTTGAAGCCAGGTGATTGATTCTGCCGCAAGGTTATTCTTAATAATATTCTATTTTTAAATATCTTGTCTTACTTATCTACTTTGTCGCAGTAAATTTCCTCTTTCTATTATATTGGTCGGTGTTGGAGATGGACCTTGGGACATGATGAAGGAGTTCGATGACAATATGCCAGCCAGGGTCTTCGATAATTTTCAGGTAGATAATGAAGAACATACAGAATATTGATCAATTAATACTAGTTAAAATGTTCTAAATAGTTGGATTTCATCCCCTGACTTATTGTGGAATTCTCTTTGCTTATTTAGTTTGTGAATTTCACGGAAATTATGTCAAAAAACATTCCTCCTTCACGAAAAGAGGCAGCATTTGCTCTCGCAGCATTGATGGAAATTCCTTCTCAGTATAAGGCCGCAATAGAGCTTGATCTACTGGGGTAAGTTTTTATTCAATACCTTCAGCATTATTCTCTCTTAAAAAAAACAAATCTTAAAGTTTGTTTCTGACAAAAGTTTGTTCATATTTGTGCTTATTTATCTCAAACAGTAGCCGGAAGGCCAGTGCTCCTCAGAGAGTTGCACTCCCAACACCCTCTTACGGTTCAGCATCTTTTAGCACTTCAAAACCTTATGGTTCAGCGTCTTTCGGCGCTTCAAAACCTTCTCATGCCGCTGCTAGTTTTGAGCGTAGTGCACCTTCTTACGCTGACGACAGCAAACTAGTTGGCGCAGCTCCTTCCGCCCCAAGTTCTACTTATGAAAATCAGGTACAACCTACAAAGAGCTTTTAATAAAAATGTGTCATGTTCTTGATCTGGTCTTTTGGGTTCAAACATGAGTATTACAGGAAATTACTTAAATTATATGAATTAATGACATCAATTACATGTTCAGTTGAGTGGTCGGATTACCCATTTTATTTTTAATGACTAAATCTGAAAGGTACTTGTCAAGTTCTCAACTATCATGTATCATCCAGGTTGTATTATTTGCATAGTTTTATTTCCCGGTTGCTTGCTGTGCATTTGATATGTTTAATATAGGGATTGACTTTGAAATGGTTCATGTTAGCAGCACtaatttattattaaatatttcCAAACTGTAAAACTAACAAATTAAATTGGTCTTGTGCAGCTTTGCCCTATATGTTTGAGCAATCCAAAAGACATGGCCTTCGGATGCGGGCATCAGGTAAAAGCAATATTTTCAAGAGCAAAATTGCAAATTGGTCTTCTTCAATAAACCGAGAACTCTTGGCTCATAAGCAATAAAAGAACTCTAACTAGGTTCATAAGAATCTCAAATTTGGATCATAATAGTTTTTTAGGATAATTTATATTTGATCAACATTTGAGATTCTTTAAGGATCAAATGAGTATTCTTTTCTTTATTAAAGATCAAATTTTTTTTTCTTGGGATCTAATCTAATGCTTATGATTTCTTTTTTACATGACAGACATGTTGTGAATGTGGACAAGATCTGCAGACGTGTCCCATCTGTAGGAGCCCCATCAACACCAGAATAAAGCTTTACTAAGCAGCATCTTCTGTTGGGAGTGTTTATATGTattctttgaatttttttgtggCTGTATAAAACATTAGATCAAATCTTTGTTTCTACTGTGAAAAGTGGTACTTCCTGTGTAACCATTCCttattgatttatttttcattcatttttgtTTCTGATAGTGATGGTTTGGCAATTTAAGCTATAGTAGATGAACTTACAAGCTAGCTGGTAGCTTATAATGAAAAAATTAGTGGGTTGAATTTGTAATATTTGACAAAAAAAAATCGAAGATGAACTTGTTGATACGGATTTGGAGGTAGTTTCAAATCATATACTGGTCTGCATCTTTTGTGAAAGATGATGAAAGCCAGTTGCCAATGAAGAATATATCAGTAACTCTTAACAAAGAGCATATGGATACACTTCGGAAATTGCTCCAACAAACTCTTAAAAATCCTAATACACCCTTTTAATGCTACTTTAGCTCAAAAAGCTAAATTCTTCTTCTCTGTGTGTGTCATGCATCAAATGAAAATTTGTGGATTATATGACTGAGAACATTAGTGTATTTATCAATTACAATACATGTCATTATCCTTGAACTGTATGACATGTCCCTAAATTAGATTATAGCTTATTGTCAATTAAAGTTAACTTAAGATTTAAAGTGTGTTACTAAATTTTTTCACGAACTTACATGAAATTTAAGATTTAGATTCGAGGAGGAAGACTGACAATGCAAGTAATATGCAGACCTTCTTCTTGAAGCAAGAGATGATAAAGTTGGATCCATTAAGGGTGATCTTATGGTTTCTTCAAAATATAATATTATATCATGGCATTATCTCTTAAGACACCTAAGTTCATGTATTTGAAAAGAATACTTTCGtctttatttaataaaaatttcACTATTCAATTTTACGAATCATACTATCATTTTCCCTTAATTCACATTGATGTGTGAGATCATTCTCGAGTGAGTTAACAATGTCACTAGATGTGGGTTGTGACATTCATAGTTGATCATATGAATTACAATGGGTATTTCTTTCATAGATGATCACATGAGTTATGATAGGTGTTTCTTAAGAAAGAAAGACCAAAAGTATAAAAGATttttaaaaatattcataaattGATTCAAAATTAGTTTTATACAATTTAGATTTGTACTGAATGCTTGCTTCCGAGATAATAAGATTGTCA from Lathyrus oleraceus cultivar Zhongwan6 chromosome 1, CAAS_Psat_ZW6_1.0, whole genome shotgun sequence includes:
- the LOC127123516 gene encoding E3 ubiquitin-protein ligase RGLG2, with product MGGQSSKEEDLRQDSSLRSSSSASASSWNSYPDPHSGYGQGGYPYTYDSQQPSYQPYYDTRPPPPPQNYDHEPRTSGRVPRQDDKRKLERKYSRIADNYNSIDEVTEALARAGLESSNLILGIDFTKSNEWTGKHSFNRKSLHHIGNGPNPYEQAISIVGKTLAAFDEDNLIPCFGFGDASTHDQDVFSFYPDERFCNGFEEVLSRYREIVPNIRLAGPTSFAPVVEMAMTIVEQSGGQYHVLVIIADGQVTRSIDTDQGRLSPQEQKTVDAIVEASKFPLSIILVGVGDGPWDMMKEFDDNMPARVFDNFQFVNFTEIMSKNIPPSRKEAAFALAALMEIPSQYKAAIELDLLGSRKASAPQRVALPTPSYGSASFSTSKPYGSASFGASKPSHAAASFERSAPSYADDSKLVGAAPSAPSSTYENQLCPICLSNPKDMAFGCGHQTCCECGQDLQTCPICRSPINTRIKLY